In a genomic window of Paracoccaceae bacterium:
- a CDS encoding right-handed parallel beta-helix repeat-containing protein, producing MAQGRSLLVSKDGTASADHDATFTTIPAALAYAGAGDTIQIEAGTYRPFEVNKSGTADNPIRIESLSGKRDVLIDGQDATGNALISISGQSHVSVSGFHLKNAPNIGFYVEGSDAISRDITFENNLVDTTGNSGIHINGVDMAGLAALDTYYLQDVVIRGNEVTNTNTPNGVNEAIAVGAGVDGFVIENNHVHNTDQYGIDVKAGAKNGRIADNTIHNVELHGIYIDAGSRTIDNIVVEGNEIRDANSGIVIARESRRDPENPNLFDIDVINNQISNVTEFGILLYRHVDDSGAGAIERVSIRSNVIEDAGSDGIRVANIDGFSEDISITDNVITGSGRAIWENSNVLLANNQTAGLEVKRVAPSDQTDLWSRNGHDLLHGTAGNDRLWSLSGDDRIMAYQGSDTINSGQGDDLIYAGYGDDFVVAAHGDDKIWAGEGNDTVRGYAGDDLVYGGGGADTIILGEGDDIAYGEGGNDKIEGGGGHDRIWGSAGADRLEGGGGDDVIGGGWGDDRILGGSGADEISGDAGRDLIYGGAGDDTVRAGEGNDEIHAGDGNDIVLGGAGGDRLDGEAGDDELYGGDGNDAIWGGDGDDTIRGQSGNDTLGGGAGNDTIYGEGGNDIVDAGSGRDVVEGGAGNDILRGEADDDTLRGADGVDTLNGGSGDDTLYGGSGADNLTGSTGQDRLFGDGGDDVLLGDSDNDMLRGGEGNDTLRGGAGDDILFGGSGADLLFGAGGKDLIHGGTGDDLLEGGGDDDLLRGEAGDDTLRAGDGADTLLGGSGNDKLVGGGGDDLLEGGLGQDVLRGQAGSDVFVFANKNASVLGAMDLIDGMDGVGQAGGDRINLSGIDANAGRAGEDSFNFLGELTTSAGLLQGAGALWLENDSGTTMVFGLTNGDDQIDFAIAIKDGPNISASDYIASDFLL from the coding sequence ATGGCGCAAGGTAGGTCTTTATTGGTGTCCAAAGATGGGACCGCATCTGCAGATCACGATGCGACTTTCACTACAATTCCCGCGGCGCTGGCATATGCAGGCGCGGGCGATACCATTCAAATCGAGGCCGGTACATATCGCCCTTTTGAGGTCAACAAATCAGGTACTGCCGACAATCCGATCCGGATTGAATCTCTGTCGGGCAAACGGGACGTTTTGATTGATGGACAAGATGCCACTGGCAACGCGTTGATCAGTATTTCAGGTCAAAGCCATGTTTCGGTTTCGGGGTTTCATCTTAAGAATGCACCGAACATCGGCTTTTACGTCGAAGGCTCGGACGCGATAAGCCGCGACATCACTTTTGAAAACAATCTTGTAGATACGACGGGTAATTCGGGCATTCACATCAATGGGGTCGACATGGCGGGCCTCGCGGCGCTGGACACCTACTATTTGCAGGACGTTGTTATTCGAGGCAACGAAGTCACGAATACCAATACGCCAAACGGCGTGAACGAAGCTATCGCGGTTGGCGCCGGCGTTGACGGTTTCGTGATTGAAAACAACCATGTCCACAATACCGACCAATACGGTATTGACGTGAAGGCGGGTGCCAAGAACGGGCGGATTGCCGACAATACGATCCACAATGTCGAGCTTCACGGTATATACATTGATGCCGGTAGCCGCACGATTGACAACATTGTTGTCGAGGGCAATGAAATTCGCGACGCCAACAGTGGGATCGTCATCGCGCGGGAGTCCAGACGAGATCCTGAAAATCCCAATCTTTTTGACATCGATGTCATCAACAATCAGATATCAAACGTTACGGAATTTGGTATTCTGCTATATCGGCATGTCGATGACAGCGGTGCAGGAGCAATTGAGCGCGTCAGTATACGGTCGAACGTGATCGAAGATGCAGGTTCTGACGGCATACGTGTTGCGAACATCGACGGTTTTTCCGAGGACATTTCTATAACCGACAACGTTATCACCGGTTCCGGCAGGGCGATTTGGGAAAACTCGAACGTTCTGCTTGCGAACAATCAGACGGCGGGGCTCGAAGTCAAGCGCGTGGCGCCGAGCGATCAGACGGACCTATGGAGTAGAAATGGCCATGACCTGCTCCACGGTACTGCAGGCAATGATCGTCTGTGGAGTCTGTCTGGAGATGACAGGATCATGGCGTACCAAGGGTCTGATACGATCAATTCTGGACAGGGCGATGACCTGATTTATGCGGGGTATGGGGATGATTTCGTAGTTGCAGCTCATGGCGACGATAAGATTTGGGCGGGAGAAGGAAACGATACGGTCAGAGGTTATGCCGGTGACGATTTGGTTTATGGCGGCGGCGGCGCAGATACGATCATCCTCGGTGAGGGCGATGATATCGCCTACGGCGAAGGCGGAAACGACAAAATCGAAGGTGGTGGCGGACACGACAGGATCTGGGGTTCGGCAGGAGCCGACCGGCTGGAAGGCGGTGGTGGCGATGATGTGATTGGCGGTGGCTGGGGCGATGACAGGATTCTGGGCGGATCGGGCGCGGATGAAATCAGCGGCGATGCCGGGCGTGATTTGATTTATGGTGGTGCTGGCGATGATACCGTCCGGGCTGGCGAGGGGAACGACGAGATCCATGCGGGTGACGGAAACGATATTGTGCTCGGTGGTGCGGGTGGCGACCGACTGGACGGCGAAGCAGGAGATGACGAACTCTACGGAGGGGACGGAAACGACGCCATCTGGGGCGGAGACGGAGACGATACCATTCGTGGCCAGAGTGGCAATGACACGCTGGGGGGCGGTGCCGGCAATGACACCATCTATGGTGAAGGCGGAAATGATATCGTCGATGCAGGATCGGGTCGCGATGTGGTTGAAGGTGGCGCAGGCAACGATATCCTGCGCGGCGAGGCGGACGATGATACGCTGCGCGGTGCCGACGGCGTTGACACGCTGAACGGCGGCAGCGGAGATGACACGCTTTACGGCGGCAGCGGAGCGGATAACCTGACGGGCTCCACCGGACAGGATCGCCTCTTTGGGGACGGCGGCGATGACGTGCTTTTGGGCGACAGTGATAATGACATGCTGCGCGGCGGAGAGGGCAACGACACACTGCGAGGGGGCGCCGGGGATGATATTCTTTTCGGAGGATCTGGTGCGGATCTGCTTTTTGGTGCCGGGGGCAAAGATCTCATTCACGGCGGAACGGGTGATGACCTGCTGGAGGGCGGGGGTGACGATGATCTCCTGCGGGGCGAGGCGGGTGATGATACTCTGCGGGCAGGCGACGGGGCTGACACCCTCTTGGGCGGCTCTGGCAACGACAAGCTTGTTGGCGGGGGAGGGGACGACTTGCTTGAGGGGGGGCTTGGACAGGATGTGCTGCGCGGCCAAGCGGGCAGCGATGTCTTTGTATTTGCAAACAAGAATGCGTCCGTCCTCGGTGCCATGGACCTCATTGACGGGATGGACGGTGTCGGTCAGGCAGGTGGTGACCGGATCAATTTATCGGGCATTGACGCCAATGCTGGGCGGGCTGGAGAGGATAGTTTCAACTTTCTGGGAGAACTCACAACATCTGCAGGTCTTTTACAGGGTGCGGGTGCTCTGTGGTTGGAAAACGACAGCGGCACAACCATGGTTTTTGGACTGACAAACGGCGATGATCAGATCGATTTTGCCATCGCGATCAAAGACGGCCCCAACATCTCGGCGTCGGATTATATTGCCAGTGATTTTCTGTTGTGA
- a CDS encoding sulfotransferase family protein — protein sequence MTNDIFTIGRHPLVSTADAMPKQVMLLVCPCRSGSTIMLRAFGHAGVAAFFQPIKNALRWGLLGERRPWEVPSEIDQKTVFLKETFGPFRLEETTYDPLECLLAVGLPAERINLVVLMRDPAAVWLSWQKHWSAQTSPTLFADAWHACLKCVKTARAHGVSVQSLRHAQFSAEPLLAMRSLFEMLNLDFPAEALDDWIEKQGFGEAGSGVFMPDEPDVFVTPGAHDPVIAARRIHPIASNGSLDATDRMLLKRAGAIDAYHALSQELAVCDHIQTVHGKDCVDDVC from the coding sequence TTGACAAATGACATTTTTACAATCGGGCGCCATCCTCTGGTTTCCACTGCCGACGCGATGCCAAAACAGGTGATGTTGTTGGTTTGCCCGTGCCGCAGCGGCTCCACGATTATGCTGCGCGCATTTGGTCATGCCGGTGTCGCTGCGTTCTTCCAACCGATCAAAAACGCTCTCAGATGGGGGTTGCTAGGCGAGAGGCGCCCTTGGGAAGTCCCGTCTGAAATTGATCAGAAAACGGTATTCTTGAAAGAAACCTTCGGCCCCTTCCGCCTGGAAGAGACAACCTATGATCCGCTTGAGTGTTTGCTCGCCGTCGGCTTGCCCGCAGAGCGTATCAATTTGGTTGTCCTAATGCGCGATCCGGCTGCCGTTTGGTTATCTTGGCAAAAACACTGGTCCGCGCAAACCTCTCCGACGCTATTCGCGGATGCATGGCACGCGTGTCTCAAATGCGTCAAAACCGCCAGGGCTCACGGAGTGAGCGTGCAGTCTCTGCGCCATGCGCAATTTTCGGCTGAGCCATTGCTGGCAATGAGATCGCTTTTTGAAATGCTAAACTTGGATTTCCCTGCCGAAGCCCTGGATGATTGGATCGAAAAACAGGGATTTGGCGAGGCCGGCTCCGGCGTTTTTATGCCAGATGAACCAGATGTCTTCGTAACTCCGGGGGCCCATGATCCCGTGATTGCGGCACGTAGAATTCATCCGATTGCCTCAAACGGCTCTCTGGACGCAACAGATCGCATGTTACTGAAGCGTGCCGGTGCAATCGATGCCTATCACGCGCTGTCGCAGGAGCTTGCTGTCTGTGATCATATTCAAACTGTTCACGGCAAGGATTGTGTTGATGATGTATGCTGA
- a CDS encoding ABC transporter substrate binding protein gives MLSIVVILILLAGALSYHAGKPRVLILQSYEPDYAWTAGVIEGLERVTRSWSDVHINSHFMYTKKFSDEDSLRRAGVQAQGAVERWKPDVVIAIDNLAHALVMQDYTDHPEIKIVYAGINGPVSSFGYDSGKNVTGIRENRAMGPVRDAITALQYQGAPRAPWDGSRPIRIRYIMDRSASVLLDRPSVDGFAWAPLEYTASVAVDNFPNWQDEVAQTKDMADLIIVTNYRQLKRSDEDPSFVPASEVMAWTEANAGVPVIGMNVFNTEDGATFSVGASPIEQGQIAAEIAAAIISGQPPADIPPRDNLQFLVSMSKERLARHNLVLPQVYEAFSRATDTFR, from the coding sequence ATGCTGAGCATAGTTGTGATCCTGATACTCTTGGCGGGCGCTCTTTCTTACCATGCGGGCAAACCGAGAGTGTTGATTTTGCAGAGTTATGAACCCGACTATGCGTGGACTGCCGGCGTTATAGAGGGCCTGGAACGAGTCACACGCAGTTGGAGCGATGTGCACATCAACTCACATTTCATGTATACCAAGAAATTCTCCGACGAGGATTCATTGCGCCGCGCGGGTGTGCAGGCGCAGGGTGCGGTGGAGCGTTGGAAGCCCGACGTGGTCATCGCCATTGATAACCTGGCCCACGCGCTGGTGATGCAAGACTACACAGACCACCCAGAGATCAAAATTGTCTATGCTGGTATCAACGGGCCCGTTTCCTCTTTTGGCTACGACAGCGGCAAGAACGTAACCGGAATCCGGGAAAATCGTGCCATGGGCCCGGTGCGTGATGCGATAACTGCGCTCCAGTATCAGGGGGCTCCGCGTGCGCCGTGGGACGGCAGCAGGCCCATTCGGATCCGATACATCATGGATCGTTCCGCATCGGTATTGCTGGACAGGCCCAGTGTGGACGGCTTTGCTTGGGCACCGCTTGAATATACGGCCTCCGTCGCTGTCGATAATTTTCCCAACTGGCAGGACGAAGTTGCGCAAACCAAAGACATGGCCGACTTGATCATCGTGACCAACTACCGGCAACTTAAACGCTCTGATGAGGATCCTTCTTTCGTTCCTGCAAGCGAGGTAATGGCATGGACAGAAGCAAATGCCGGCGTCCCAGTTATCGGGATGAATGTTTTCAATACAGAAGACGGCGCAACATTTTCTGTTGGCGCATCTCCCATTGAGCAGGGTCAAATAGCGGCGGAAATTGCAGCAGCCATCATCAGTGGGCAGCCTCCGGCCGACATACCACCCCGCGACAACCTGCAATTCTTGGTCTCCATGTCTAAGGAGCGCTTAGCCCGCCACAATCTGGTTTTGCCGCAGGTCTATGAAGCGTTTTCCCGTGCCACGGATACGTTCCGGTAG
- a CDS encoding SLC13 family permease, translating to MTERIEPPAQSKPHQAIEIIGWSLCLFVPFGAFFMLRDAGMPSNSAVFLAIISLPLVMWPFSLLPDFVPGLLAVVMILLVGAAPPEIVLSGFASYGYLLIIAILGLGALIRTSGLVNRCAALMIQRLPGNVMAYAGTLFFGGLLLTPFLPSPAGRLAVVAPLVAQLEERVGGQIGKRGRSLIFMSGLDGVTLLTAAFLTAAPVNLIVYSMLPQQERVAFQFVDWVIASSVAIGVMVVGYVMIVLLVAFDATKIRKSETEGIGETTKPLSRQEFQSLANNQSIENDQTSSSKEQAGPLSQREWGAISGIVLLGIGVLTTPIHLIPAPVLAFLILGLLFSVQIMQKSDFVSEIDWSFIFLLGALVGFTNTAAFLGLTDLLVSEISWLGDILRQDFGTFVLILAGVIVAARIVVPQTAVTLVLVTALLPLAEASGVSAWVVGFSILMLNDALIFDFQSPMHVAYRNATTIGRNPDRTISLTRLTIQRIAILGLRIGAIYVSIPFWKSMGVL from the coding sequence ATGACAGAACGTATTGAACCTCCGGCGCAGTCCAAACCACATCAGGCAATCGAGATCATTGGTTGGTCCCTATGTCTGTTCGTGCCGTTTGGTGCGTTCTTCATGTTGCGCGATGCCGGTATGCCTTCTAACTCTGCTGTTTTTCTGGCGATTATTTCCCTTCCTCTGGTGATGTGGCCGTTCAGCCTGCTGCCAGATTTTGTACCCGGATTGCTCGCGGTCGTGATGATCCTACTGGTTGGTGCAGCCCCTCCGGAGATTGTGCTTAGCGGTTTTGCTTCTTATGGCTATCTGCTCATCATAGCCATTCTTGGCCTTGGTGCCCTTATTCGCACGTCCGGTCTGGTGAACCGGTGCGCCGCTCTGATGATTCAACGTTTGCCGGGAAATGTCATGGCCTATGCAGGCACGTTGTTTTTTGGCGGGCTTCTGTTAACGCCTTTTCTACCGTCACCCGCTGGCCGATTGGCTGTTGTCGCCCCCTTGGTGGCGCAATTGGAAGAACGCGTCGGCGGTCAAATCGGCAAGCGCGGCCGCTCGCTTATTTTCATGAGCGGGTTGGACGGGGTCACTCTGCTGACAGCTGCCTTTCTGACAGCAGCCCCAGTTAATCTGATTGTCTACTCAATGCTACCGCAACAGGAGCGGGTCGCCTTTCAATTCGTGGATTGGGTGATTGCGTCGTCCGTTGCCATCGGCGTGATGGTTGTGGGGTATGTGATGATTGTATTGCTGGTGGCTTTTGACGCCACCAAAATTCGCAAGTCCGAAACCGAAGGGATTGGCGAGACGACAAAACCGCTGTCGCGTCAGGAATTCCAGTCTTTGGCCAACAATCAGTCGATAGAAAATGACCAAACGTCCTCGTCCAAGGAGCAGGCTGGGCCCTTATCACAGCGGGAATGGGGCGCCATCAGTGGTATCGTGCTGCTTGGTATTGGCGTTCTGACAACGCCGATTCACCTGATCCCCGCGCCCGTGCTGGCCTTTCTGATCCTTGGATTGCTTTTCAGCGTGCAGATCATGCAAAAGTCGGACTTTGTTTCTGAGATTGATTGGTCGTTCATCTTCCTGCTTGGGGCCTTGGTTGGTTTCACCAACACGGCGGCGTTCTTGGGCCTGACCGACTTGCTGGTTTCCGAAATTTCCTGGCTGGGTGATATACTACGGCAGGATTTCGGAACCTTCGTCCTGATCCTTGCAGGTGTCATCGTGGCCGCGCGCATTGTTGTCCCGCAGACCGCCGTCACCCTGGTTCTTGTGACCGCTCTCTTGCCTCTTGCCGAGGCATCAGGCGTCTCTGCCTGGGTCGTTGGTTTTTCGATCTTGATGCTGAATGATGCATTGATATTTGATTTTCAGTCTCCGATGCATGTGGCCTACCGCAACGCTACGACGATTGGCCGGAATCCTGATCGCACCATTTCCCTCACCAGATTGACCATCCAACGCATCGCGATCTTGGGCCTGCGTATCGGTGCGATATATGTGTCGATCCCTTTTTGGAAAAGCATGGGGGTGCTCTGA
- a CDS encoding zinc ABC transporter substrate-binding protein, which produces MSRTLLALSLTTALMGGTAFAETPRVAVDIAPVHSLVARVMEGVGMPDLIVQSGASPHEYSLRPSEAAALQDADLVFWIGPDLTPWLTDTLETLASDAIVTALLEADGTIELEFRENALFEAHNHDDHSDEDHAKHADEDGHKHHDDHADEAHDDHDDHDGATAGHEGHDHGAHDPHAWLAPKNAMTWLNVIAGQLSAADPDNAGAYFANAAAGRTEIDALISEVHATLETVRGGQFIVFHDAYQYFEADFDFPAAGAISIADASDPSPARIAEIQARIAEEGIDCVLAEPQFNPGLVEAVLAGTEARTGILDPLGSDLEPGMAHYPQLIRNLSTALADCM; this is translated from the coding sequence ATGTCCAGAACGCTTCTCGCCCTCTCGCTGACGACTGCTTTGATGGGGGGAACCGCTTTCGCCGAAACGCCACGGGTCGCCGTTGACATCGCCCCGGTTCATTCATTGGTTGCAAGGGTAATGGAAGGTGTCGGTATGCCCGATCTAATTGTTCAGTCGGGTGCCAGCCCGCATGAATACAGCCTGCGTCCCTCCGAGGCGGCAGCGCTGCAAGACGCAGACCTTGTGTTTTGGATCGGTCCCGATCTGACGCCTTGGCTCACCGATACACTGGAAACTCTGGCGTCAGATGCAATCGTCACTGCCTTGCTCGAGGCAGATGGTACGATCGAACTAGAATTCCGTGAGAACGCGCTTTTTGAAGCGCATAATCATGATGATCACAGCGACGAAGACCACGCAAAACACGCGGATGAAGACGGCCACAAGCATCATGATGATCACGCTGACGAGGCGCATGACGATCATGACGACCATGATGGGGCGACCGCCGGGCATGAAGGACATGACCACGGCGCTCATGATCCTCATGCTTGGTTGGCACCGAAAAATGCAATGACATGGCTGAATGTAATTGCAGGGCAACTTTCTGCCGCCGACCCCGACAATGCAGGGGCATACTTTGCCAATGCGGCGGCGGGCCGTACTGAGATCGACGCCTTGATAAGCGAAGTCCATGCGACCCTGGAAACGGTTCGTGGGGGGCAGTTCATCGTTTTTCACGACGCTTATCAGTACTTTGAAGCCGACTTTGATTTCCCGGCAGCTGGTGCAATCTCTATTGCCGATGCGTCTGATCCAAGCCCGGCGCGCATTGCCGAAATTCAGGCTCGTATTGCGGAAGAGGGTATCGATTGCGTGTTGGCAGAGCCTCAATTCAATCCGGGTCTCGTTGAGGCTGTGCTGGCTGGCACAGAGGCTCGGACGGGCATTCTTGATCCACTTGGATCTGATCTCGAACCGGGCATGGCACATTATCCCCAGCTTATCCGCAATCTGTCGACCGCCCTCGCCGACTGCATGTGA